In Gimesia benthica, a single window of DNA contains:
- a CDS encoding thioredoxin-like domain-containing protein: protein MKNPFPNRPPAPSLDGGTEWLNSAGEITLKDLRGKVVLIDFWTYCCINCMHVLPDLAYLEKKYPNELVVIGCHSAKFDNEKETDNIRRAIQRYEIKHPVINDSNMTVWRKYGVRAWPSMVLIDPEGNYCGHISGEGNRELLDKVLEQVIAYHRAKGTLDETPVHFELESTKLKPTPLKFPGKLLADEAHNRLFISDSNHNRIVVSSLDGKLLDVIGSGQIGNKDGDYKTAAFDHPQGMALVGNTLYVADTENHLLRKIDLDQKQVSTLAGTGEQARTRKPGGKLRTTALNSPWALAEIDGTLYICMAGPHQIWSHKLGSDEIGVYAGSGREDITNGPLDTSAFAQTSGIAVDGDIFYVVDSEGSAVRKVDTKQGTVSTIAGTSDLERGRSLFEFGDKDGIGDKARLQHPLGVLFDNGRLFIADTYNHKLKTIDLKTNEVKTFLGTGKDGKSLKPAEFSEPSGLAKVGNRLFVADTNNHRICVVNLDNDQVSEFKVQGLTPPELPKTSGDNFAATSAAALNASAQTVAAGKPIKVTVTPKLPTDYKLSPLAPIKFSLKAADASGKTVVSGKGTVKGDQLVLELPALNAASGAYLLNLRFGYCRDGVGGLCKQHSTQWKLPLQIQQAGKNSQISLSLDLSQD from the coding sequence ATGAAGAATCCGTTCCCGAATCGTCCGCCGGCACCCAGCCTCGACGGCGGTACGGAATGGTTGAATTCTGCTGGTGAGATCACCCTCAAAGATCTGCGGGGAAAAGTCGTTCTCATCGACTTCTGGACCTACTGCTGCATCAACTGCATGCACGTTCTGCCCGATCTGGCTTACCTGGAAAAGAAATATCCGAACGAACTGGTCGTTATCGGCTGTCATTCTGCAAAATTCGATAACGAAAAAGAGACCGATAACATCCGCCGGGCCATTCAGCGTTATGAAATCAAGCATCCTGTGATCAATGATTCCAATATGACCGTCTGGCGCAAGTATGGCGTGCGTGCCTGGCCTTCGATGGTACTCATTGATCCGGAAGGTAATTACTGCGGTCACATTTCAGGAGAAGGTAATCGCGAACTGCTCGACAAAGTTCTGGAGCAGGTCATAGCCTATCATCGTGCCAAGGGAACGCTCGATGAAACTCCCGTGCACTTCGAACTGGAATCGACCAAGCTGAAACCGACGCCTCTGAAATTCCCAGGCAAACTGCTGGCTGACGAAGCGCACAACAGACTCTTTATCTCAGACAGTAATCACAACCGCATTGTCGTCTCTTCCCTCGATGGGAAACTGCTGGATGTGATCGGTTCCGGCCAGATCGGCAATAAAGACGGTGATTATAAAACCGCGGCCTTTGATCATCCCCAGGGCATGGCACTCGTCGGCAATACTCTCTATGTCGCCGATACCGAAAATCACCTGCTTCGCAAAATTGATCTCGATCAAAAACAGGTATCGACTCTGGCGGGCACCGGGGAACAGGCCCGTACCCGTAAGCCCGGTGGTAAACTGCGAACGACCGCGCTCAACAGTCCCTGGGCACTGGCCGAGATTGATGGCACGCTCTATATCTGTATGGCGGGCCCGCATCAGATCTGGTCGCACAAACTCGGCTCAGATGAAATCGGCGTCTACGCCGGCTCTGGTCGAGAAGATATCACCAACGGCCCTCTCGATACGTCTGCTTTTGCACAGACATCAGGTATCGCCGTTGATGGAGACATCTTCTATGTCGTCGACAGTGAAGGCTCTGCAGTACGCAAAGTGGACACAAAGCAGGGGACCGTCAGTACCATCGCCGGAACTTCCGACCTGGAACGTGGTCGTTCCCTGTTTGAGTTCGGGGACAAGGATGGCATCGGCGATAAGGCCCGTCTGCAGCATCCCCTGGGAGTTCTGTTTGATAACGGTCGCTTGTTTATTGCAGATACTTACAATCACAAATTGAAGACCATCGATCTCAAGACGAATGAAGTCAAAACATTTCTGGGAACCGGCAAAGATGGCAAGAGTCTGAAGCCTGCCGAATTTTCTGAACCGTCAGGCCTGGCCAAAGTCGGAAACCGTCTGTTCGTTGCAGATACTAACAATCACCGGATCTGTGTTGTCAATCTTGATAATGATCAGGTCAGTGAATTCAAAGTGCAGGGACTGACGCCTCCGGAATTACCAAAGACTTCTGGAGACAACTTTGCAGCCACATCGGCAGCTGCGCTCAACGCCTCCGCACAAACCGTCGCGGCAGGAAAGCCTATCAAGGTGACTGTCACTCCTAAACTCCCCACAGATTATAAACTTTCTCCATTGGCCCCCATTAAGTTTTCCTTGAAAGCGGCAGATGCTTCCGGAAAAACAGTCGTCTCAGGGAAGGGGACCGTCAAAGGAGATCAACTGGTTCTGGAGCTTCCGGCTCTGAATGCTGCCTCTGGAGCTTATCTACTGAATCTGCGCTTCGGCTACTGTCGCGATGGCGTAGGGGGCTTATGCAAACAGCATTCGACGCAGTGGAAGCTTCCGCTGCAGATACAGCAGGCAGGTAAAAACAGCCAGATCAGTCTCTCGCTGGATCTCTCCCAGGATTAA
- a CDS encoding 2TM domain-containing protein, with protein MSEQDENYQLAKERVEKKMGFAIHAGVYVLVNAGLITLNLTRSPDNYWFIWPLGGWGIGLVFHAFKVFGPAGSTSLKEKMIQKEQARLKQ; from the coding sequence ATGTCTGAACAAGATGAAAATTACCAACTGGCAAAGGAACGGGTCGAGAAGAAAATGGGGTTCGCAATTCACGCCGGAGTCTACGTCCTCGTGAATGCTGGTCTGATCACCTTGAACCTGACTCGCTCTCCCGACAACTACTGGTTTATCTGGCCTCTGGGAGGTTGGGGGATCGGTCTGGTATTTCATGCCTTCAAGGTGTTTGGACCTGCCGGCTCAACAAGCCTGAAAGAGAAGATGATTCAAAAGGAACAGGCCCGACTCAAACAATGA
- a CDS encoding heavy metal translocating P-type ATPase, with the protein MTATDPICHMQVDESTALNATVDDQTWYFCSQGCRDKFLAQHQHGDAPAKEECHHEQQSEPPQKSGCCHHEEHGDGDHQHHGQHQKASAEVPAGTIYSCPMHPEIEQEGPGSCPICGMDLEPIMPQQEDSAEEVAEYELMSRRFWGGLILGLPVFLLAMLPMLGVPVHDWISAKASGWIQFLLSTPVVFWAGWPLYQRAYKSIVSMNLNMFTLIGIGTGTAYIYSVIALLAPGIFPESFRQHGSVELYFEATVVITVLVLLGQMLELRARKRTNSAIRELLALAPPTAHLIVDGEERDIPLEEVEAGNLLRVRPGEKVPVDGVVEEGKSLIDESMITGEPVPVSKEQGADVIGGTVNQTGSFLMKAEKVGGETLLSQIIQMVSTAQRSRAPIQRVVDSVAAVFVPVVLGTAVVTFLLWNWLGPEPRLAYALINAVAVLIIACPCALGLATPMSIMVGVGRGAKQGILIKNAEVLETLQKVDTIVVDKTGTLTEGQPRLTQCVPAGDLSEDELLKWSAAVEQHSEHPLSQAVVQAAKEREIQLDEVQEFDSVTGAGVKGDVQGKLVLIGSAAMLEDNSISIDDALMSQANELREQGQGVIFVAIDGTFAGFLSVSDPIKETTEPAIRKLHELGLSIVMVTGDNEKTARAVARQLNIDDVEAGVKPQDKYEKIKALREKGHKVAMAGDGINDAPALAEADVGIAMGTGTDVAIESAEVTLVKGDLRGVVDAIDLSRLVMRNIHQNLVFAFGYNALGIPIAAGILVPFFGIHALLSPMIAAAAMSFSSISVISNALRLRARR; encoded by the coding sequence ATGACGGCCACTGATCCGATTTGTCACATGCAGGTCGACGAATCGACCGCTCTCAACGCGACCGTGGACGACCAGACCTGGTACTTCTGCAGCCAGGGCTGCCGTGATAAATTTCTGGCGCAACATCAACATGGAGATGCTCCCGCCAAAGAGGAGTGCCACCACGAGCAGCAGTCCGAACCTCCACAGAAATCGGGCTGTTGTCATCATGAAGAGCACGGCGACGGCGATCATCAGCACCACGGGCAGCATCAGAAAGCCTCTGCAGAGGTTCCCGCTGGCACGATCTATTCCTGTCCCATGCACCCGGAGATTGAACAGGAAGGGCCAGGTAGTTGTCCTATCTGTGGCATGGATCTGGAGCCGATCATGCCGCAACAGGAAGACTCGGCTGAAGAGGTTGCCGAATATGAGCTGATGTCCCGCCGCTTCTGGGGTGGTCTGATCCTGGGACTTCCCGTCTTTCTGCTGGCCATGCTCCCCATGCTGGGGGTTCCCGTTCATGATTGGATATCCGCGAAAGCGTCAGGCTGGATCCAGTTTCTGCTCAGTACCCCGGTCGTGTTCTGGGCCGGCTGGCCCCTTTATCAGCGGGCTTATAAATCGATTGTGAGCATGAACCTGAATATGTTCACGCTCATCGGCATCGGAACGGGCACCGCTTACATTTACAGTGTGATCGCATTACTGGCGCCCGGGATCTTCCCCGAGTCGTTTCGACAACATGGCTCGGTCGAATTGTACTTCGAGGCGACCGTAGTGATTACGGTTCTCGTACTGCTGGGACAGATGCTGGAACTGCGGGCACGGAAACGCACAAATTCCGCGATCCGGGAACTGCTGGCTCTCGCACCTCCCACCGCGCATCTGATCGTCGATGGTGAGGAACGGGATATCCCCCTGGAAGAAGTCGAAGCGGGAAATCTGCTTCGCGTACGTCCCGGCGAAAAGGTGCCCGTGGATGGCGTCGTCGAAGAAGGTAAGAGCCTGATCGATGAATCAATGATTACTGGCGAACCGGTTCCCGTCTCGAAGGAGCAGGGGGCCGATGTCATCGGGGGAACGGTGAACCAGACTGGATCCTTTCTGATGAAAGCCGAAAAAGTGGGCGGGGAGACTCTGCTCTCACAGATCATTCAGATGGTCTCCACTGCGCAGCGCAGTCGGGCTCCCATTCAACGGGTCGTTGATTCCGTCGCTGCGGTCTTCGTACCGGTGGTGCTGGGTACGGCAGTTGTTACTTTTCTGCTCTGGAACTGGCTGGGACCTGAACCCAGGCTGGCGTATGCGCTCATTAACGCTGTGGCTGTGTTGATCATCGCCTGTCCGTGTGCACTGGGGTTGGCAACTCCAATGTCGATCATGGTAGGCGTCGGCCGTGGGGCGAAGCAGGGGATTCTGATCAAAAATGCAGAAGTTTTGGAGACACTTCAGAAAGTCGATACTATCGTGGTCGATAAAACAGGGACATTGACCGAAGGCCAGCCACGCTTAACTCAATGTGTGCCCGCGGGAGATCTGAGCGAAGATGAGTTGTTAAAGTGGTCCGCCGCCGTGGAACAGCATAGCGAACATCCTCTTTCGCAGGCCGTAGTGCAGGCTGCGAAAGAGCGAGAGATTCAGCTCGATGAAGTTCAGGAATTCGATTCCGTAACGGGAGCCGGCGTAAAAGGCGACGTCCAGGGGAAGCTTGTGTTGATTGGTAGTGCCGCGATGCTGGAAGACAATTCTATTAGTATCGATGACGCTTTGATGTCGCAGGCGAACGAACTCCGCGAGCAGGGGCAGGGGGTTATCTTTGTTGCCATTGATGGTACGTTTGCTGGCTTTCTTTCGGTCTCAGACCCGATCAAGGAAACCACCGAACCAGCGATTCGCAAGCTGCATGAACTCGGACTTTCGATTGTGATGGTCACCGGTGACAACGAGAAGACCGCCCGGGCAGTCGCCCGACAATTGAACATCGACGATGTCGAAGCCGGCGTCAAACCGCAGGACAAGTATGAAAAGATCAAAGCCCTGCGCGAAAAAGGTCACAAAGTCGCGATGGCCGGTGACGGAATCAACGATGCACCGGCACTCGCGGAAGCCGATGTGGGGATCGCCATGGGAACCGGCACCGATGTCGCCATCGAAAGTGCCGAGGTGACCCTGGTCAAAGGCGATCTGCGGGGCGTGGTCGATGCCATCGATCTGAGTCGGCTCGTGATGCGGAACATTCATCAGAACCTGGTCTTCGCCTTCGGCTACAATGCGCTCGGTATTCCGATTGCCGCAGGGATCCTGGTTCCCTTCTTCGGTATCCACGCACTGCTCAGTCCGATGATTGCGGCTGCCGCGATGAGCTTCAGTTCGATCTCCGTGATCAGTAACGCACTCCGACTGCGTGCCCGGCGCTGA
- a CDS encoding alpha/beta hydrolase: MRHLRFSLPLLLLLLVICGTRPAPAQESESKYKTIADISYRTEADTAQDEYMRERCKLDLYYPTTIKNFPTVVWFHGGGLKGGGKQIPKALRDQGIAVVGVNYRLFPKAKKPAYLEDAAAAVAWTFENIKNYGGDPNLIFVAGHSAGGYLTSMLGLDRRWLAAHEIDANQIAGLIPYSGHCITHMTVREEMGIGRDQPVIDDMAPLYHARKDAPPILLITGDRELEFPTRYEENAYLNSLMKVIGHKETQLFELDGFTHGTMVEPGHLLALKEIRRIVKARKQDAAQK, from the coding sequence ATGCGACACTTGCGATTTTCTCTCCCCCTGCTGCTTCTACTCCTGGTTATCTGTGGAACCCGCCCTGCACCAGCGCAGGAGAGCGAGTCGAAATACAAAACGATTGCTGATATTTCTTATCGGACTGAGGCAGACACCGCGCAGGATGAATACATGCGTGAACGCTGCAAACTTGACCTGTACTATCCCACGACGATTAAAAACTTTCCCACGGTCGTCTGGTTTCATGGAGGGGGTTTGAAAGGGGGCGGAAAGCAGATTCCCAAAGCGCTGCGGGATCAGGGGATTGCCGTTGTGGGTGTCAACTATCGATTATTCCCCAAAGCGAAGAAGCCGGCGTACCTCGAAGATGCGGCCGCAGCGGTTGCCTGGACCTTTGAGAACATCAAGAACTATGGTGGTGATCCCAACCTGATTTTCGTGGCCGGACATTCTGCGGGCGGCTATCTGACCAGTATGCTCGGCCTCGATCGACGCTGGCTGGCGGCACACGAGATTGATGCCAATCAGATCGCGGGACTGATCCCTTACAGCGGACACTGCATCACCCATATGACAGTCCGGGAAGAAATGGGCATAGGCCGTGACCAGCCCGTTATTGATGACATGGCACCGCTATACCATGCCCGCAAAGATGCACCGCCGATCCTGTTGATCACAGGAGACCGGGAACTGGAATTTCCGACGCGTTATGAAGAAAACGCTTATCTCAACAGCCTGATGAAGGTCATCGGCCACAAAGAGACGCAGCTGTTTGAACTGGATGGATTCACGCATGGCACGATGGTGGAGCCCGGACATCTGCTCGCGTTGAAAGAGATCAGGCGCATCGTCAAGGCGCGCAAACAGGACGCAGCACAGAAATAA
- a CDS encoding carbamoyltransferase family protein, which translates to MTAILGISAFYHDSAAALIVNGEIIAAAQEERFTRVKQDASFPSQAIEYCLREAGLSADEIDYAGFYEKPFLKFERLLETTLAFAPFGFRAFLNTIPSWLQTKLHLPRIIKWELQGKYQKRIVFCEHHESHAASAFFPSPFEEAAILTVDGVGEWATAAYGVGRGNRIKIQSELHYPHSPGLLYSAFTYYCGFRVNSGEYKLMGLAPYGEPRFADLIREKLVDIKADGSIRLDLSYFNFCHGLTMTSTRFHKLFGGPPRQPETEITQRHKDLAASIQVVLEEILLRMVQHLHAKTQQTRLCMAGGVALNCVANGRILREGPFDEVWIQPAAGDAGGALGVAQLIWHQLLNQSRITHATDQQRGSFLGPRFDDAEIQQFLDQQQITYHCLSDDQQLCQEVARLLAEEKVVGWFQGRMEFGPRALGGRSILADPRSAQMQSMLNQKIKYRESFRPFAPAVLRERVTDYFDFPELCESPYMLQLAQVQPQANIPAVTHVDGSSRLQTVDTERHGLFYPLISEYEKLTGVPLLINTSFNVRGEPPVCTPQDAWHCFMSTDLDVLVLEHFVVMKSEQSAEQMQAARKQPVGMTLD; encoded by the coding sequence ATGACCGCTATTCTGGGCATTTCAGCATTCTATCACGACTCGGCAGCAGCGCTGATTGTCAATGGAGAAATTATTGCCGCGGCCCAGGAGGAGCGCTTTACCCGCGTTAAGCAGGATGCTTCGTTTCCCTCACAGGCGATTGAATATTGTCTACGGGAAGCCGGTCTTTCCGCAGATGAAATCGACTATGCAGGCTTCTATGAAAAACCGTTTCTGAAATTTGAGCGGCTGCTCGAAACCACGCTGGCTTTCGCTCCTTTTGGTTTTCGCGCGTTTCTGAATACGATTCCCAGCTGGCTACAGACCAAATTACATCTGCCCCGCATCATCAAATGGGAACTGCAGGGCAAATATCAGAAACGCATCGTCTTTTGTGAGCATCACGAATCTCACGCCGCCAGTGCGTTTTTCCCTTCTCCTTTTGAAGAAGCAGCGATCCTGACTGTCGACGGTGTGGGAGAGTGGGCTACCGCCGCTTATGGAGTTGGTAGGGGTAATCGAATCAAGATACAGAGTGAGTTGCATTATCCGCACTCACCTGGCTTACTGTATTCTGCATTCACTTATTACTGTGGCTTTCGCGTCAATTCTGGTGAATATAAGCTGATGGGGCTGGCGCCTTATGGAGAGCCGCGATTTGCTGATCTGATCCGGGAGAAGCTGGTCGACATCAAAGCCGACGGTTCGATCCGCCTGGATCTCTCTTACTTCAACTTCTGTCATGGGCTGACAATGACCTCCACCCGGTTTCACAAACTGTTTGGTGGTCCTCCCCGTCAACCAGAAACGGAGATCACACAACGACACAAAGATCTGGCGGCTTCAATTCAGGTTGTACTCGAAGAAATCCTCCTCAGGATGGTTCAACACCTGCATGCGAAGACGCAGCAGACGCGGCTCTGTATGGCTGGTGGTGTTGCTTTGAACTGTGTCGCGAATGGCAGGATCCTGCGGGAAGGGCCGTTTGATGAAGTCTGGATTCAACCAGCGGCCGGTGATGCGGGAGGCGCACTCGGAGTGGCTCAATTGATCTGGCATCAGCTCTTAAATCAGTCGCGAATTACTCACGCAACGGACCAGCAGCGCGGCAGTTTTCTGGGGCCACGCTTTGATGATGCAGAAATTCAGCAGTTTCTGGATCAGCAGCAGATTACTTACCATTGTCTCTCTGACGACCAGCAACTTTGTCAAGAAGTTGCCAGATTACTGGCGGAAGAAAAAGTCGTCGGTTGGTTCCAGGGGCGTATGGAATTTGGTCCCCGGGCTCTGGGCGGACGCAGTATTCTCGCCGATCCACGTAGTGCGCAGATGCAGTCGATGTTGAACCAGAAAATCAAATATCGCGAATCGTTTCGGCCCTTTGCTCCTGCAGTCTTGCGAGAACGTGTTACCGACTACTTCGATTTTCCCGAGCTATGCGAGAGCCCGTATATGCTGCAACTGGCGCAGGTTCAGCCACAAGCAAATATCCCCGCGGTCACTCACGTCGATGGTTCGTCTCGCCTGCAGACCGTCGATACCGAGCGGCATGGTCTCTTCTATCCGTTGATCTCTGAGTATGAAAAACTGACTGGAGTCCCCTTACTGATCAACACCAGTTTCAACGTACGCGGTGAACCTCCTGTGTGCACTCCCCAAGACGCGTGGCACTGCTTTATGTCGACCGATCTGGATGTACTGGTTCTCGAACATTTTGTGGTTATGAAATCGGAACAGTCAGCAGAACAGATGCAGGCAGCCCGAAAACAGCCAGTGGGCATGACACTCGACTGA
- a CDS encoding SxtJ family membrane protein produces the protein MCSGGAFSLQRGVSGLLSNTLFGVALVVLCVAWLTPHSMRPVYLLWMLLFYPLRWLVSCLLIAVVYYLVITPVGLIIRLSGRKLIEKQFDSETSTHWKPKTETRSPEDYFRQF, from the coding sequence GTGTGTTCTGGGGGCGCCTTCAGTCTTCAGCGTGGGGTATCTGGTCTTCTCTCGAACACATTGTTCGGCGTTGCACTGGTTGTATTATGTGTCGCCTGGCTGACACCGCACTCGATGCGGCCCGTGTATCTCTTGTGGATGCTCCTGTTTTATCCACTCCGCTGGCTGGTTTCCTGCCTGTTAATCGCTGTGGTATATTATCTCGTGATCACACCTGTGGGGTTAATCATCAGACTGTCAGGTCGAAAGTTGATCGAGAAACAATTCGATTCCGAAACCAGCACGCACTGGAAACCCAAAACAGAAACACGGTCGCCCGAAGATTATTTTCGGCAGTTTTAA
- a CDS encoding DUF5989 family protein: protein MTDSDSTEHAADEKTQAEFQTQSKQPAPGIVVEFWDFLCHNKKWWLAPIIIALLLIGLLVFISGSGLAPFIYPI from the coding sequence ATGACAGATTCAGACTCAACAGAACACGCAGCCGATGAGAAAACGCAGGCGGAATTTCAGACGCAGTCCAAACAGCCCGCGCCCGGAATTGTCGTCGAGTTCTGGGACTTTCTCTGTCACAACAAAAAGTGGTGGCTTGCGCCGATCATCATCGCACTGCTGTTGATTGGACTGCTGGTCTTCATCAGCGGCAGCGGACTGGCACCGTTCATCTATCCGATTTAA
- a CDS encoding sulfatase-like hydrolase/transferase — translation MRTFYARCLARLLLALCLGSPAALSAAQHTNVILIMTDDQGGWDYGFLGNKILNTPNLDKMAAGGARMSRFYVSPVCTPTRANLMTGRYNYRTRAIDTYIGRAMMEPEEVTIAEVLKPAGYRTGIFGKWHLGDSYPMRPQDQGFQEVLVHRGGGIGQPSDPPEGAGKYTDPVLFHNGEKNR, via the coding sequence ATGAGAACTTTCTACGCTCGCTGTCTGGCAAGACTGCTGCTGGCACTCTGCCTCGGTTCCCCTGCTGCTCTGTCTGCCGCTCAGCATACCAACGTGATTCTGATCATGACCGATGATCAGGGGGGCTGGGACTATGGATTTCTGGGAAATAAAATTCTCAATACTCCTAATCTCGATAAGATGGCAGCCGGCGGCGCGCGGATGAGCCGTTTTTATGTGAGTCCCGTCTGTACGCCGACTCGGGCCAACCTGATGACGGGCCGCTATAACTATCGCACCCGTGCTATCGATACTTACATCGGACGAGCCATGATGGAGCCGGAAGAGGTCACCATCGCCGAGGTATTGAAACCCGCAGGCTACCGAACCGGAATTTTTGGGAAATGGCATCTGGGAGACAGCTATCCCATGCGTCCCCAGGACCAGGGCTTCCAGGAAGTGCTCGTCCATCGTGGCGGAGGTATTGGTCAGCCCAGCGATCCACCTGAAGGAGCTGGCAAATACACCGATCCGGTTCTGTTTCATAACGGCGAAAAAAACAGATGA
- a CDS encoding sulfatase-like hydrolase/transferase produces the protein MKGYCTDIYFDHAMKFIEQNEADNRPTFIYLATNAPHGPFDDVPEELREKYKAMDLKDAYGYTLNPKRKNEKLFDKTSRVFSMIENIDQNIGRLFARLKEIGAYDNTLVLFLNDNGPNGPRYVGPHQGAKGSVNEGGIRSPLLAHWPAQLTPGTVNGRIAAHYDIFPTILAATGVSKPEALKLDGRNILPLLKNEAENWPERALFLQWHRGDEPTPRTNAAVVTQNYKMTFSKPDVPGKLFQLSDDPGERQDLAQTKPAVAKRLTKQYDQWFADVSHTRPDNYAPPRIHVGNPKETTTVLTRQDWRYSGPKGKGWTRDARGVWLITVEEDGTYDLKVQFSKSQPPMQAELTMKVGNDLFHSVVSADQSEHVFKNVTLHKGDQTVDVKIVEGDVERGPMMVYLIQKPTGNAAQ, from the coding sequence ATGAAAGGTTATTGCACCGATATCTATTTCGACCATGCCATGAAATTCATCGAGCAGAACGAGGCGGATAACAGGCCCACTTTTATCTATCTGGCTACCAACGCGCCCCACGGACCCTTCGATGACGTTCCCGAGGAACTGCGAGAGAAGTACAAAGCGATGGATCTCAAAGACGCGTACGGTTATACCCTGAATCCCAAACGGAAAAATGAAAAGCTGTTCGATAAAACGTCACGCGTTTTCTCGATGATCGAAAATATCGACCAGAATATCGGACGCCTGTTTGCCCGTTTGAAGGAGATCGGCGCCTATGACAATACACTGGTGTTGTTCCTGAACGATAACGGTCCCAACGGTCCACGGTATGTGGGTCCGCACCAGGGGGCGAAAGGAAGTGTCAATGAAGGGGGCATACGCTCTCCACTGCTGGCACACTGGCCCGCTCAACTCACGCCGGGAACCGTCAATGGTCGGATTGCAGCCCACTACGACATCTTCCCCACAATTCTGGCAGCAACTGGCGTTTCCAAACCGGAAGCGTTGAAACTGGACGGAAGAAACATTCTCCCGCTGCTCAAAAATGAAGCCGAAAACTGGCCAGAGCGAGCGTTGTTCCTGCAGTGGCATCGAGGCGATGAACCGACACCGCGGACGAATGCCGCGGTCGTGACACAGAATTACAAGATGACTTTTTCCAAACCGGATGTACCCGGCAAACTGTTTCAGCTGAGCGACGATCCGGGCGAGCGTCAAGATCTGGCACAGACGAAACCAGCAGTCGCCAAACGGCTGACAAAACAATATGACCAGTGGTTTGCCGATGTGAGTCATACCCGGCCCGATAATTACGCTCCGCCGCGCATTCATGTCGGTAATCCCAAAGAAACGACAACGGTTCTGACGCGTCAGGACTGGCGTTACTCCGGCCCCAAAGGGAAAGGCTGGACGCGCGATGCCCGTGGGGTCTGGCTGATTACAGTGGAGGAAGATGGCACCTATGACCTCAAGGTGCAGTTCTCGAAGTCACAGCCACCCATGCAGGCCGAGCTGACGATGAAGGTCGGGAACGACCTCTTTCATTCGGTTGTCTCCGCAGACCAGTCCGAACATGTTTTCAAAAATGTCACCTTGCATAAAGGGGATCAGACGGTCGATGTCAAAATCGTCGAGGGGGATGTCGAACGCGGTCCTATGATGGTCTACCTCATCCAGAAACCGACAGGAAATGCTGCACAGTAA